tcacccactctctattattcattaatgaccttcttaaccaaacttcttgccctatccactcctacgctgatgataccaccctacatctttccacgtcctttcagagacgaccaacccttcaggaagtcaacagatcacgcagggatgccacagaacgcctgacttctgatctttctaagatttctgattggggcagagaaaacttagtagttttcaatgcctcaaaaactcaattcctccatctatcaactcgacacaaccttccagacaactatccctcttcttcaatgacactcaactgtctccctcttccacactgaatatccttggtctgtcctttactcataatcttaactggaaacttcacatttcatctcttgctaaaacagcttctatgaaattaggcatCCTTTTACGTGtctgccagttttctcgcccctccaactgctagcTCTGTACAATggtcttatccatccttgtatgtagtgctctttgcatgttttggggggttccactcatacagctctaTTAGATAGGTGGAATTTGACTGTCATTAGCCTCCTTCTCATCGCCAATAGGTtgcatctttctatcttttatcactattttcatgctaactgttctactgatcttgctaactgcatgcctcccctcctcctgcagctttgctgcacaaggctttcttcttcctctcatccttattctgtccaactctcaatTACAAGAATTaagcagtactctcaatcatccatacctttcactggtaaactttggaattccctacctgcttctgtatttccatcttcctacaacttaacTTATTTTAAGAGAaagatatcaagacatttgtcccactcttttgactaattctttttaatcttttatggagactgcaattccagtgggccttttttttctaatatagtttttttgcctttggcagttctccctcttacataaacaaataaagaaagaaacatttttCAACTCTCCTGCTTCCCAGCATAGAGTTCTATGCACTTTTTCCATATGAAAGGGTGTATTCTCATTTGTACCCAATATTtgtatctttcatattttcttgtaagttttcttgtcatttttctagATTGCAATTAACTTCTTATCTATCCtccatttttattaatttcattatatatatatatatatatatatatatatatatatatatatatatatatatatatatatatatatatatatatatatatattttttttttttttttttttttttatgggccTTTGGTGTTATATGTCAGTTCTTATGTACAGTATTATCatgaaagaatagataaagccatccaatttttccttaattttttcttttatatattaatatatttaatttcatatagtatttattttattttttttttttctttatttatttatttttttttttatttgttcattaatttttcagGAATGCATGAGCCTAGAAGTGGACATCCCCTTGGAATGTTGATTAGTCCAGCACCGATTGAACTTCCAGTACAGGAACCTGACAGAGTTGTTAAGGCCAGTTAATATAAACATTTTAGATATGAGGTATTTAGTAAAAGCCCACATTCACTATTTTTTGCTGTAGATACACAGAATAAACACAGTATTATgtgaaaacattttttttttttttttatgttatttaagATGAGTAAGAAAGAGTACAGAAGCACCAGTATTTGTGACATGAAGATTGTGTTGTGCTGAAAGCTAGACAAATAGAGGAATGAAGTGCATGAGACTTTATGGAGGGTTCTCagggcaataaaagagaaacaaatgagGGATGTTACTGAAATACACATGAAACTGAGAGTGCATTCAGTATAcctataagaagaaaaatgttcatGATATTAATATATTGGATGAGTAGAAACTACAGTACAGTATATGACAATCTTATTATTGCTGTGAGGCACATAGTGATGATACATTAATGTTAAGAAGGAGTAGTAATACCTCTGTTGAGAGGAAACTTAAGTATTTTgacaagtgaggaaaaaaatttgGTGCTTTTCCATTGGCATTTAAACATTATGTGTTAATTTTTGTGTCAAGCTCATTTTATATATGATTCATAATTTGAAATAAGAATAAGTTTGTCTCCTTAAGTACTCAATTATTCCAAATCAGGTTGCATCTGGAAGAGCACACACTGTGATGTTGACAAACAATGGCAGTGTGTGGACAGTTGGTAACAATGCTTATGGACAGTGTGGGCGTCCTGTCATACCAGATGAAGACTACACTAGACAGGCTGTGTATCATCGACTCAAAGCTCTAGATGGCATCAGTGTGAAGCAGGTGGAATGTGGCCAAGACACCAGGTACAGTGGACCCTCGGACTTTGAACATAATTCATTCCAGAAGGCTGTTGGATGTCCGAATTGTTTAGGATCCAAAACTGTTTTCCCCATAAGAAACATTGTAAACTATTTTAACTTGTTCCAGAACACTGGAGTTTAACAGTATATAAGAATTTAACTATCTATATAAAATCAATATTGTTTATCTCTTGGTGGTTGGTGGCAGTACTACCATTAGCATAGTCAGTTAGTCCTATGTGGATTCTTTGTTTCACATCTGTTACACCTTGTCACTACAGTAGTcaagaaatatttttgttagttaTGAGATCAGTGTACTTATATGAAATATTATTACTCAACCATTTTACCTGGTTAAGTGACTCTGGTCAAATGAAAAATTGGTCTGACCCCAGCTGGGAATAAGAGGAAGGCAATAACTTAGAaccaaaacaaagagagaactGATGTTTATCTCCTGCCAACAGGGCTAGCATCACCCAAATTTGGTTGGATTCGGCCACTTTTAGTTTTTTCGAAGTACGAATTTTGTTTGATCTCCGGGGTTAAAAtttattgaaaattttttttgaAGTCCAGGGTGTTTGAATTCCAAGGATCCACTTACAGTGCAAATAGTTTGTTAACAGTTGATGTACCATGGACCATggaattaaaaggaaagaagcttCATCATAACAAGAATGGCTGATGGAATTTTAACTTCTTAGATGGCAGGAGGGTCAGTTTTAAGTTCctttaaagaaaatagatatttTTAAGCATTAAAGACTACGTGTTACTATGGCTGGAAGAATAGATGTTGAGTTGAAGTTTAGGATAAAGGGTAGTCATTGTCTGTACAGGGTCATGttgttttcttaaattttttggAATGTGTAAAAATAACCATGATAAGGCAACATATCTCATCACATGattaaaagtaagaaagtaTATATTGATGTTGATCTCTTTTCAAATTTTGTATGTTACAAGTAGCTACAGGTAATTTTCAAACAGCTTTTTCCTGAGTGAAGAAGGAGCAGTGTACTCATGTGGCTGGGGAGCAGATGGCCAGACTGGAAGAGGTCACTACAACAATGAGCCAGCTGTGGGTGCAGTGATTGGAGACATTGTGGGAGAGAAGATAGTGAAGGTGTCTTGTAGAGCAGACTGTGCCTTGGCCCTTAATGGTGagatagttttattttgttacaGCTCCAATAGCACTGTCTCAAAAGCACAAAGCAGTATTGAGTTTTTCATTAGAACAATTGAATCATAACAAAATAGAATATTGCCTGGAATACTCTCTTTTTtcacctcatttattttttatatatttctgaaTGTCAATAATAAGGTCAGGAATTTAATGCACTAGAACTACAATGGTAATCATGAAACTGAagccatgtttctctctctctctctctctctctctctctctctctctctctctctctctctctctctctctctctctctctctctctctctctctctctctctctctctctctctctccataatgaGTTGTATCCTACAATCCAACATTTCTGCCTCATATTATGGACAAATTTCTCTTAGTAACATACTATTTGCCAATTTAATTACAtgtatttgcttttcttttttttattttctatggaAGTTTTTGTAAATAGTTTCAAAGAAAGTTTCTTTTCAGATAACGGTGATGTGTTTGGCTGGGGTAATTCAGAATACCATCAGTTAAACTCAGTCACTGATGAAATGCAGCTTCATACATCCAGAAAACTTAGTTTTTCTGGTTTGAAGAAAATAGTTGACATAGCATCAGCAGGAACCATGTGCTTGTTACTTGATGGTATGTCTTGCAgattttttcttaatctattaGATTGAGGTGCAAGTTTATACTATACAGTGAACCCTCAGACTTGGAACAATTTGAACTTGGAATAAAAATTTAGATAATTTTTATCCTCGGAGTTAGAAAAATTTTTGGACTTGGAGCAATCCAAAGGAGGGCGAATTCAGCTGAATCTGGGTGATGGTAGTGCCGTTGGCGGGAAGGAAGCATCAGTTCCCACTTTGTTTTGATCCTGCATTGTCGCCTTGCTCTATTCCCAGCCAGGGTCAGGACATCTGACCAGTATTTCATTAGGCCAGAATCACCTAACCATATGAGATGGTTTAGTAATATTTAATTTAAGTACACTGATctcataaataacaaaaatatttcttaacCACTGTAATGACAAGGTGTAACAGATGTGAAACAAAGATTCCACATAGGACTAACTATGCTAATGGAAGTGCTGCCACCACTCAGTATATTCTTAATACCTGTTTGAGTGACATTCACCAAGAAGCTTGCCAtcaaaaggtaaataatattgaTTTTACATAGTTCAGTTCTTATTTACTTAGTAAAGATTTGGGGTCTTGaaacagattaatatgatttaCTTTGCTTTCTGTGGGGAAAACAGTTTCAGACTTAGAACAGTTCGAACATAGAACAACCTTGTTGAAAAAATTATCTTTGAAGTCTGAGAGTCcactatatatacaaatataaacagtaagcccctgcacttgacaaatctcagcttggcgaaattcacttttggcggtagggtggccatgGACCACTGAGTGCACACTTGgtgatttgaattcaaatttGGCAGTTCCCTGGCGACCACACGACAAACCACACGGCTCTtcggtgacgtcagacctctctctaaacccatCAGAAcccagtgtgagagtccccttcagccattttgtttttgctaccctctgttctgctagggtgggaatgaattctggcaatttactgccaacatggcctctaccaagGCAACAGGTGATATCATTGGGGGAAAAGACAAGGGTGGTGGAGGCAAAGACAAAAGTGGGCAGGGGAAAtgggtggaaaaacgggagttacagtCTTTATATCATATcatattagctttatttattgtttattggtctgttttgtacatgtgttctaatatgtgaaggctaaagattttatttcagctcgaaagatggtattttaaggGTCAAAAGAGGGGTTTTGACattgaccaaagactgattgaggcattttttaggcaatttatatggtattaagaactcgtgcttggcgaaattcgcatttggtgGTAGTTtcaccagactaattaattcgccaagtgcagTGGCTTATtgtatacaggggatcctcgcaattcgacGGGGTTAGGGTGGTTTTTCATCAgtcgaatcagcgtttatttgaatcatgaagcaattttcccataagatacttaagaataagggtggatagggaccaacctccagcctagacccacCCAAATCATCACTCtaacctctaaaaaacactaacttagactaattcagtactattaaaggcttcatttatatctaaccttttttttattaaacacattagggtgctgtacagtacatttttggaaataa
Above is a genomic segment from Portunus trituberculatus isolate SZX2019 chromosome 40, ASM1759143v1, whole genome shotgun sequence containing:
- the LOC123516256 gene encoding RCC1-like G exchanging factor-like protein isoform X4; this translates as MMFLPFKHTTATHTLLQKDIFVAVLQPVRLSHPVRGIKKAKFQRVLDPQHTDDLPEFEYVGKSSRPDTLVFTWGVADHGGLGRPSFVRPDTSKKQTRMSYMHHPHRAEFGENHKVVDLACGYGFTVFAVKDKSGPSCYGTGLNTDSQIGMHEPRSGHPLGMLISPAPIELPVQEPDRVVKVASGRAHTVMLTNNGSVWTVGNNAYGQCGRPVIPDEDYTRQAVYHRLKALDGISVKQVECGQDTSFFLSEEGAVYSCGWGADGQTGRGHYNNEPAVGAVIGDIVGEKIVKVSCRADCALALNDNGDVFGWGNSEYHQLNSVTDEMQLHTSRKLSFSGLKKIVDIASAGTMCLLLDVPWRPHDKPHGSSVTSDLSLNPSEPSRRDKCTVGALVLSERALMLLIQNCLLPFHQHYLDKMKSLLMLR
- the LOC123516256 gene encoding RCC1-like G exchanging factor-like protein isoform X3 — translated: MMFLPFKHTTATHTLLQKDIFVAVLQPVRLSHPVRGIKKAKFQRVLDPQHTDDLPEFEYVGKSSRPDTLVFTWGVADHGGLGRPSFVRPDTSKKQTRMSYMHHPHRAEFGENHKVVDLACGYGFTVFAVKDKSGPSCYGTGLNTDSQIGMHEPRSGHPLGMLISPAPIELPVQEPDRVVKVASGRAHTVMLTNNGSVWTVGNNAYGQCGRPVIPDEDYTRQAVYHRLKALDGISVKQVECGQDTSFFLSEEGAVYSCGWGADGQTGRGHYNNEPAVGAVIGDIVGEKIVKVSCRADCALALNDNGDVFGWGNSEYHQLNSVTDEMQLHTSRKLSFSGLKKIVDIASAGTMCLLLDGWPWTTECTLGDLNSNLAVPWRPHDKPHGSSVTSDLSLNPSEPSRRDKCTVGALVLSERALMLLIQNCLLPFHQHYLDKMKSLLMLR